In candidate division KSB1 bacterium, the sequence ACATGCGGCAATTTCCGCTTTTGGTGAGATGTTTATGGTAACAAAATCGGGGAATATAGATCCCGTTCTGCTCGCAGGCATCGATAATCAGTGTTCCCTCGGGAACGGTCAGCTTTTTTCCATCAACAGTTAGCGTCACGTCTTTCATATTGTCTATTGTTTTTCAGTTTTGGTTTTTCATTGATAGAGTTAAGTGAGTTAAGTAGTTGAGTTAGTTAAGTAGGATGTTCCACCTTCACTCAATTACCCAATTACCCAGTTACCTAATTACCCAATTACCTGTTGGAATCGTTCAAATTTCCCGCCAAACGGGCATTTCGCTTTTTTCACATGTTCCTCAAATTCCTCTCGGAACCGCTTAACAAAGCTATCCACTGGTCCGCAGGCCGCATCACCCAGCGGGCAGATGGTGTGAAATGCAATGTGCTTGGTGATGCTGGTCAATAGATCGATATCCTCCATTCTACCCTGGCCTGCCTCAATTCGTTTTACGATTTTGTACAACCAGCCAGTTCCTTCCCGACAAGGGGTGCACTGTCCGCAGGATTCATGGTAATAAAAATGCGTCAGCACCTCCAATAATTTGACCATGCAGGTGCCTTCGGCAATCACAATGACTGCCCCAGAACCCAGGCTGGAACCTGCTGCAGCAATAGATTCATAATCAATGGTCATATTTTCACAATTTTCAGGTCGCAGCACGGGAGTGGAAGAGCCACCTGGAATGACGGCCTTGAGCTTTTTGCCGCCTAAAACGCCGCCGCATTCTTTGTTGAGAAACTCCATGAACGGATAGCCCATGACGACCTCGTAAACGCCTGGCTTGCGCACATGGCCACTCACCGAAAGCAGCTTGGTGCCAGAGGATTTATCCGTTCCAATCGATTTGTAATGATCGCCACCGTGCTCCACAATGTAAGGTATCGAAGCCAGGGTTTCGACGTTATTGATGATCGTGGGACAGCCATAGAGGCCCTCGATGGCAGGGAACGGCGGCTTATTTCGGGTCTGGCCCTTCTTGCCCTCGATGGAGTTCATCAAACCCGTCTCATCGCCGACTACGTAAGCACCAGCACCTTTGTGAACCGTGATCTCGCAAACGTAATCCGTGCCTTTGATTTTCTGGCCCAGATAGCCTGCTTCGTAAGCTTCTTTAACGGCTTGCTGCACTCGGCGCAGCGCAAAACCATATTCGCCACGAATGTAGATATAGGCATGTTTGGCCTGAATGGCATAGGCACTGATGATAATTCCCTCGATAAGCTGATGCGGGTTCTCTTCGAGGATTACCCGATCTTTGAACGTGCCAGGCTCGCCCTCGTCACCATTGCAGATCAAATAGATCGGCTTGTCTGTCCCTTTCGGCAGGAACGACCATTTGATGCCCGCAGGGAAGCCAGCGCCGCCTCGTCCCCGAATGCCGCTTTTTTTGACTTCGTCAACAACCTGTTCGGGTTTGTATTGGCCCAATTTTTTGGTGACGGTCTGGTAGCCGCCCCGTTTGAGATAGCTTTCTAAAGTATGGCTCTTTCCGTTCTTCTCATAATTAAGAAGGATTTTCAAATCTGGCATAGTTATCTCTTCATGCTAAAGCTTTTTCGAACCATTGTCCACTAAGAAGGTTACGGACTTTTTCATAATTTGGGATAATGATACAAAACAAAACTTGTTATACGACTTTCATGTTAACATATTGTATATCGGTTCCCAGCAAACCTGATACCTGCGCTTGCCAGTTTTTTCCGTTGAGGGCTGGCTTGAGAGAATGCGACCGAACCAGTAGCAACCCAGACATATTCACGGGTCAACCTCAGAAGATCTGGCGCAGCATCTGCAGCCCAGGATTTTAGCCAACGAAGTTTAGCTATTACCACATTAACTTCGCCCGTTGAAGAAGCTGGATGCACTTCAATCCAGATCGCCTTGTCAGAAATCAGGTCATGTTTAATACCAACTGCATAATCCCAGCGTGGCTCGTTAGGTTGAATTTCAGATAGCGCCGAATCCACATCTACACTGCCTGCAAGTTCACGAGGCTTAGTGCAGGTTATGTGCTCGATATCGGCACGTTTCAATGCTTGCAATCCAGGGCGATAGGCATCCGCCAGCGCAAGTGCATTTAAGACAGCCTCCTTAAATTTCATTTGGCTGCCCCTTGAGCCACCGCTTGAGACACAACATCGGCGATTCGACCGCTAAATTCGCTAATTCCGCCCCAACCTGATTCAAGTTCATTGCTCGAGCCAGGATCGAGCTGGGAAATGTCGTGCGTATGACCTTCTCGGTCAAAAAAATAGACCTGCATAGCTTTTTTAAGCGCAGCCTCTGCCACTGCTTGCATGGGCTGAGTTGTTTTCACTTTAAAAATATCCAATACCAAACGAAAATCTGCCTGGTGTTTCTTGATCGATTGTAGCGCCCACACCACATCTAAAACATGGGGAGAATGAGTTGACAAACATACTCGATAGCCCCGCCAGAGTAGTTCCAATACCATCAGCATTGTTACCGAAATTGCCTGGGGATGCAACCCCATTTCCAGTTCTTCGATGACTACCCATTCGATCTTCTCCCGCCGTGGCACTTTGGATGGTGGCATCAACCAATAAAATCCCAGCAATAAAGGTACAAATTCTCGCTGGCCCGCTGACCATACCATAAACGGCAAATTTTCCTCAGACTTTCCCGCTTGAAGCACCAGCCGGCGTTGCGAACGATAACGAGCAATCTGCAAATCATGACCAGGAAAAAACGCCTGTGTTAATAATTCTCGTAATTCTCGTTTAAGCCGCCGTTCCTGAGGAAAAAGTCCTTCCGCTGCAGTGAACTCCTGCTCCAGTAAAAGGCGTAGCTTTTCACTGAATTCTCGGACCGCATAAGGATCGCCAGGAGAATAGTCAGTAAAAGGTCGTGGCCAACCATCCCGCAACGTTAGTACTCGTTGAGCAGGAATATAAAACATGGTTTCAATT encodes:
- the nuoF gene encoding NADH-quinone oxidoreductase subunit NuoF — translated: MPDLKILLNYEKNGKSHTLESYLKRGGYQTVTKKLGQYKPEQVVDEVKKSGIRGRGGAGFPAGIKWSFLPKGTDKPIYLICNGDEGEPGTFKDRVILEENPHQLIEGIIISAYAIQAKHAYIYIRGEYGFALRRVQQAVKEAYEAGYLGQKIKGTDYVCEITVHKGAGAYVVGDETGLMNSIEGKKGQTRNKPPFPAIEGLYGCPTIINNVETLASIPYIVEHGGDHYKSIGTDKSSGTKLLSVSGHVRKPGVYEVVMGYPFMEFLNKECGGVLGGKKLKAVIPGGSSTPVLRPENCENMTIDYESIAAAGSSLGSGAVIVIAEGTCMVKLLEVLTHFYYHESCGQCTPCREGTGWLYKIVKRIEAGQGRMEDIDLLTSITKHIAFHTICPLGDAACGPVDSFVKRFREEFEEHVKKAKCPFGGKFERFQQVIG
- a CDS encoding ATP-binding protein translates to MDDVTKYELKLENIGQIAEATLSFGDLTVLVGPQATGKSIALQLLKLIVDTGHVFEELKKHGLDWSRKLDEFLDIYLGEGMRRIWREGESAITWQNKKIDFLKLVGRVPKSKIETMFYIPAQRVLTLRDGWPRPFTDYSPGDPYAVREFSEKLRLLLEQEFTAAEGLFPQERRLKRELRELLTQAFFPGHDLQIARYRSQRRLVLQAGKSEENLPFMVWSAGQREFVPLLLGFYWLMPPSKVPRREKIEWVVIEELEMGLHPQAISVTMLMVLELLWRGYRVCLSTHSPHVLDVVWALQSIKKHQADFRLVLDIFKVKTTQPMQAVAEAALKKAMQVYFFDREGHTHDISQLDPGSSNELESGWGGISEFSGRIADVVSQAVAQGAAK